The Brienomyrus brachyistius isolate T26 chromosome 7, BBRACH_0.4, whole genome shotgun sequence DNA segment ACCATTTGTAAAACTGGGTTATTTCAAAGAGACTCTCCCATAGGTTGAATGCGAGTCTCTAAGAAACTGAGTTGTGTCATATAAAAGATGTAAAGGGAGACGCTCTTCAGAACTCCCATTCCAGTGTCTCCTCCTTATTGGCGGCGCGCTCCAGTCGGTGGATGATGCTGTTCAAGTTGGCCACCTTCTCCTTTCGCTTCTGGGCACTCCTGTTAAGCCTGAGGCTGGGTGGGAGCAGGGGGTCCAAGTCACGGCCGGCATTGGGGTTTGGCGGGTTGGGGGAGATGGGGTCTGAGGAGGACGGGATGGGGGAGATGGACACCACCAGGCCTGGCGAGGAGGCGGCGGATGGAGAGTTGAGGGAGACTTCCAGGCTGCCACGTGAAGGCTCTGAGGATGCCTTGAAGCTGACAGGATCCACTGAAGACTTGTTGGGGTCTTCGGCCTCTGACCCTGATGGAGCTGCCCTCTGTGGTTCCAGGAAGGCTCCCAGAGCCCGGCTGGATGGTAGCTCATCCTTCTGAAGGCTTTTGGGACAGCACTGGCCAGGCGACAGCTCTTTGCAGCTACCCTCTGGGTCTTCAAATTCCTTTTTAACCAGGTGGGGGAATCTGATACCCTTGTTCACATGATTCGCCTCTCCATGTTCTCGGGATCTTTCCAGAGCCAGAacattctcctcctcctcctcctcctcctccattttgACAGAAACGAGGCACCCAGCAGAGCTCAGGGGGCTGCTGCGCTGCATTTCCCGGTGTCCCTCCGGCCAATCAGAGGCGGGACTTCGTTCTGAAGGGGAGGGGCTACGAGGCTCCACCTCCACCTCGTTTTCTTGTCCCAACTCTTTCTGGACATCACGTCGCATCCGAGACCTGCATGGGAAGATAATTGGGGAAAGTTAAACTCCACACTCACAGCACAGGGACAGGCCCTGAACACCCAAACGGGAAGGAGTGAGACTAGCAAACATGCACACTGATTAATTGCCAATAAATTCCTTCATTATATAATAACGACAATGACAATAAGGTAAACAGGGACAAGCAGATAATCTGGGGAGCCCAGTTTCTCATCACGGCCTATGTGCTGATCTCAGTCACTCCACCTCAGTGCACACCTATAGTTGTGGAACCAGTTGATGACCGTATTGGTCTTGAGGCCGAGCTGGGAGGCCAGCATCTCCACTGTCTGCTGGGATGGGTAGGGCTCTAGGACGTAGGCCTTGATCAGAGCCTCCTTCTCCTGGGAAGCCAGCACCACACGGGGCTTCTTGGCTGGGCCACAGGGGTCCCCAGTGGGCATCATCCCCGGGCTCACACTGTCAGAACGACTGCTGGGCGAGTCACTGTCTGAACCCGGGCCCAGCAGCCCATATCTCCTCTTCATACAGACTGGGGAGGGGAAACCGCAGCAGGCGAGTCAGAAGGACATgtgtgcacatacacacacacacagagtcagggACACACAGAGAGTCAGATAGAGTacaggacacagacacacacacagtacaagGGACAGAGTTagacaatcacacacacacatagaaggACAAAATCAGAGGGATCGACACCCAGAGTGAGAGACACACAGTAAaagtcagacacatacacatatacaaataCACAGTGGGACAAATTCTGGGGTCGACCCACACACGCACAGtcagagaaacacacacagtcaaacacacacacacacacacacacacctttcttCTCCATCCGCTTGGTGTCCCTCAGCTTCTCCACGTTGTGAGGGTCACTGAGCCACAGCTGCATGCGCACAAAGGGCTCTCTGCCCTTCAAGCTCAGCTTGTGCCAGGGTTTGGGTCGGGAGAGCAGGTCCGACACGGAGCCCTGCGTCAGGCCCAGGACGCTCTCGCCGAACAGGCGTTGGCCTggagcgcacacacacgcacacgcacacacgcacgcacacacacacacacagctgaaagCCCTCACTGGCTCAGTGCTAAGGTTCTCACACCCAAGCAGGATTTAGCATCTAACTGCTTCTCTGATGGCTCTCAAACAGACTTCAGGTTCCCTCAAAGCAAAATCTTGCCTTAGGTCCTTCTGGGTAACATAACTGCCCTTCTATCAGTTAACTTCCCAGAACGTCAAGCACTGGTTGTAATTTGGTTTGATCTGCTTTAGCGCTTCAACCAAAACTGTGGTCCGAACCCCCCCCAGGCCAGACTTACCCAGGTTGTTGTCAGTTAAAACCTCCTTCACCCTCTTGGTGACCAGCTGGGTGTCAAGCTCGGGAGACAGGCCCACGAGGTCCTGGATGCCCAGCGCAGCGTGGCACGTGCCTGGTCGCAGGGGGGCCACCCTGGAGGTAGGCTCCTGGAGATGGGTGGAGCCTCCTGGACACTGGTTCTCCTTGCTGCCCTCTCTGGCCAGGAGGACTGGCTCCACCTCAAGCTCCGACCCATCCTCCTTGGGGCTGGGGAGGGGTGATGGCGGGCAGTGTGATGTCATGGGAACAGGGTTTGAATCTATGGGGAGGGGGCGACAGGTTATCACCAAAGAGGTCATGGGTTCAGTTCCTGTGCCTGCCTGGAGTAATCATATCATGGTCAGGCccgtgagcaaggcccttagctcCTTAACTGCAGAACAGGGAAGCCACACCTCTTAAGGAAAGACAATAAGTGGGCGTGTACCTGGGCAGAGGCTCTGATTGGCCGGCTGGCTCAGGCCCTGGCCCAGCTGGTCCTGCAGCCACAACTGCATGCGGATGAAGGGCTCGCGGCCCTTCTGGGTCAGCTTGCCCCAGGGTTTCGGACGGGAGAGCATGTCACTCACGCTTCCCTGGGACAGGCCCAGCACCTGTGAGAAATGACAGCACAGTCAGGACAGACCTGGCTTGGTCCTGTGTGAGGCAGGCAGCTTCTAAATGGCACTGCACCACTAACTGGATCAGCCCAAATGAATGCTGAAGAGCAGGGCGTGCGAGTGGCAGAGACCTTCTCCCCAAAGATCCGCTGGCAGATGCCACTCTTGGCCAGCTTCTCTTTGACGAGCCGCGTGAGCTCGATGGTGTCCACCTCGCGGTACATGTACGTCTCGTACTGCTCGGGCGTGAGCGGTGGCACCGTAGGTTTGAGGGCTCGTGGGATGTAGGCAGCGTAGTGGGCCGAACCGCCACTGGCACCCTCCCCGCTGACCGAGAGCTCTGCTGCCTCCATCTTCACCACCGGCCGCGGCCCCAACTCGCCCGCCGCTGCCTCGTCACCATCGCTGTTCCTGTCTTTGTCGGGCTGACGCCccgaagaggagaaggaggaggatgaggaagatGAGAGCGAGGGGGAGGCCGGGCTCAAGGGTCGTGCGGCTGCCCCATCCCGCTCAACGGCCCAGTGGTGCTCGAAGTAGGCTCCTGCCTCCCCGATCTCAGATTTGACCTTGCGGATGATGCTCTGCACAAAGGCAGCCGGGGAGAGGACACTCAAGGGGGCCTGGGGGCAAGTGGCCCCCTCCTCCCTTTTGACAGTGGCGGGCAGAGGCGGTGGGGGCTGGCTGGGGGCCCAGCCGCATGTCTCCATCTCCTGCAGCGCCTGCTGCTGCCGCTGGGCCTGCATCTCCAGCCGCGCTCGCTCTAGGATGCTCTTGATGGTGTCGTCTGAACTGTTCCTTCCAGAGTTACCTCCGCTGGGACCGCCACCAGTTACAGGGCCATCTGGGGGGGTCTTGCCGTCGTCTTTAAGACAAGAGGGACACCAGAGAGACAGGAGGAAGTCACCTTCACCCAGTTACATCCACTAATGCTTAGTGACCACTTATCTGTTaaggaggccatggagaacctGAGACCCCAGATGCAGATGACAAATACCCTGGGTGGGtgtcagtccattacagggctgacactgtcacacacattcacactgtGGGGCAATTTAGAGGTGCCAGttcacctgagccacatgtttttggactttgggAAGAAACTGGAGAAGCAGAAGGAAGCCAATGGAGACTAAGGGAGAGCACCCAAGCGGCATGCTCAAGCCAAAAGCACCGTCAACAAAAACAACCTACTTCCTCTCTGTAACTGGATCTCCTTCTTGGCTTGCTCCAGGATGCTCTTGATTGCATCGTCAGAGCCAGTCTCTGGGGTTCTGATGCGAGGAGTAATGCTGCCTGTTGGGGGTATCGGGGACAGGTACGTCATCATTTGCAAACTCCAGAAAGCTAAATGAAGAACTCAAAATGTAAGGGAGAGTCGAacgctacaggcaatttggagacagtgattacagagggagaacctgcaaactccacatagagAGCAAAGGCAGGATTTAACTCAGGCTCTGACTGGCCGGATCATGAGCACCTCCCTCACGGCAAACACACCCCCCTACCTCGCTGGCGAACCTGGATGGTCCGCAGAGCCAGGATGTTCTGCTCGTCAGACAGGAACTGCCTCATCTTGACGAACGGTTCCTTGCCCTTGACGGTCAGCTTGCTCCAGGGCTTGGGCCGGGCCAGGATCTCACTGACGGAACCCTGCGACAGGCCCAACACATAGTGCCCAAACACACGCTGCCCGATGTTGTGCTTCAGCAGCTGCTCCTTCACCTGGTGGGCAATCTCAGATGTCTCCAGTAGCTCCTCCTCTCCCACACCCCCGCCTTCTGGTTGGCTGCCGGGAGGCTCTGCCTCCCCATCCTCAGCCCTGCCCCCAGCCTTCGAGGTGGGGTGGGAGTTAATGGAGAAGGGCGAGAGAGCAGGTCCTTCCTTCTTGTAGGAAGGGGAGAAGACCGGCCTCTGAAGCAGAGGCTCGGTGACCAGCCTCTCAGCAGGGAGGGGAGGCGGCCTGTAAGGGCGCTGGGGGAGCCCGTGGGGGCTGGGATACAGGTCTGGGCTGGTTGAGTCACGCTTGTCCAACTGCAGGACCCCCTGAGGAGAGCCACAAGGCCCTTCCAGCCTTCCCCCCTCCCTGAGAGCCTCTTCCTCCGACCGACCTTCCTCTGCAGAGCGGAGACAGACGGGGTTTATGGTGGCCCTGGCTTATTTGGAGCTAAGGATGCTAATGTTAGCAGCACGACAAACACCCATCCCCTGGATAATGGTTAATGTCCTTATACTGCTTTAGATTAAGATGAAGGGTTGATGGCATGTGAAAAGTGACTGTCTGTATAACAACCCTGACAGGCCAGAGAAACATCCCAACCCTCAAGTCTGACAGGACTTACACTTTATAACAGTTAACATTGTGTACTGTAGAATTCAGCCACATATAGGGACAATCATACTGGGATTCAGAGTTTTCTGGTCCTGTCTTTCATGCCTTTTTCCAATGTCACCTCAGTTTCTCCCTGCTATAAAGCAGCGTTTCtcagtccggtcctcggggacccacagccgtccacgtttttgcttcctccttaccagacagtccacattttcgctccaaGCAAAAAAGTGGACCATCTGTGAGTCCCCAGGGACTGGATTGGGACACATGGGAGCTGAGGTGATACCTGAAAAAGCCATGAGAAACAGGATCAGAATCCCAGTCTGATTGTACCTATAGATGTGGCTGAATTCTACAGTAAACATGGTTTTATACCTGGAAttacagaggaaaaaaaatctctgtaGCAATGAGGTTCTGCACAGGAATCAGGAGATTCACAATACAATTAGTTGGCCTATGGACCTTCAATGAACAACTGAACAGCCCGTCTTGTATTCCCTTCTATCACAAAATTAACCCCCCGGTCAGACACCTCCCCCCATTACCAGAGCTGCATGAGACGCTGTGCTTCTCCCCTTTGCGTTTCTGGACCCCCTCTTTGTCCATGGTCTCTGCAGCCTTCGGAGAGCCCTATTAACGAGGGGGACAGAATTCTGCTTTGACCTGAGGCTTCAAACAACATTTCCCAGCATCCCACATGTTCACCCACACAGCAGGGCATAAGCAGAACCCAGAGGAGTGCATCTGTAAGGATGGTGCCCACACCttagggtggggtagggggagtCTCTCACCTGCAAACAATTTCCATTGGCTGAGACCCTCCTCATTGACTTCAGAATGCTGTTAGTGACAAAAACAGTAACTTCGATACACACATCActcaatacatacagtatattataCTGACAGGTGCAGAGTCTCACCTGAGttcagttttaattttttcataATCCAGTTGAGATCGCAGTTTGGCTTCCAGCCTCTGAGAAAGAAACAGCTGTTTAATTCACACAGAGCCGGCAACCCAGTCACATGTCATGGGTTTCCGAGATTACATCACCCTGCAAGCACTAGGAGCGACGTTCTCAAAGTAATTACATCCACTTCATCTAGACAACCGATACCTGTGTTTCAGGCTCAACCAAGATGTACCTCTATAGCTTCTGCCTTCGTCGCGAGCTGCCGTTCCATCGCCGCGATCTGATTGGCCGAACGCTCCTGGGTGTCCTGTATGCTGCGCTGGAGTGCCTGCACATCCTCCTGCAGCCGCGCAATCTCTCTGTCTTttgccagcagggcggcgctcaCATATGACGCACTGCGTGCCAACTCCCCCCTCTCCTGTTTCACAGAGAGACCGACCTTCATCTTCAAAAACTTTAGCCTCTGGGAAGAACCTGATGTTCCACAAAAGTCCCTGGTAGTGTCTGAAATCCATATACAAACCGGAGCGAAAACCTACCTTGGTGGCACCCTGTGCTGGGGGGCAGGCTGTCAGCTGTTCCCGCAATCTCTCCACCTCCCTCTGTGCTGCTTCTGCTCTCTGAAACAGGGCCCGTTCCTCTGGTATTAATCACACATTTATTTCCTCATTCTCACACACATACGGACAATGGCCTCCTGTCAGACTAGATCAGGGTGTCAGAGGGAGAAGATGCGAATCCTACAGACTAAGTGAGAGGTGTCCCATTCTGCATGCACTCCTGCTCAGCCTCCTCTGCTGCGTGCGGCATGTTCCTGGTCCCCCCACAAAACTGCACCGAAAGAAATTTCTGGAAGATAGATTTTATATCCATAGAAATTTACCCCTCCCTCCATTCCCACACTGCTCCTCAGAGTTATCAAAGCCAGCAGGAAGACCTTGAGAGCAAGTCGAGGGAGGCCAGGCTGAAGTCACCCCTAAGCAGGCCAAGCTGAGCACCCTGCACGCTCTTCCTGTCCACAGAAGGGCCTCTCCCAGGTCAGCGTGCACAGGCAGGCGGGCGCGCTCTCCACCTGGTAATCAACACCTTACTGAGGGAGCACGATggagcccggggggggggggggcgcaatcAGAGGTGAACGGGGGTGGCCTCTTTACTGGTCACCCCCCTCCATCAGAGCCACTCCACAGCCTCTTGTCTCGAGATGCTTTCTGATTACAGACGGGGATAATCTAATGAGCCAATCAATGACCCTGTGGGCCATATGcatgaatgtgggggggggggctctcaccTGGTTCGCCTTCTCCAGGTCAGACATCATCGCCACAATTTCTGCTGTCCTGAAATACACGAGGCCCATTTGTCCACGTGCTTAACGCCACCGTGACGATGACATACATAGGGAGACCACCGTGATGATGACGTACATAGGGAGACCACCGTGATGATGACATACATAGGGAGACCACCGTGACGATGACGTACATAGGGAGACCACCGTGACGATGACATACATAGGGAGACCACCGTGACGATGACATACATAGGAAGACCATCGTGATGATGACATACATAGGGAGACCACCGTGACGATGACATACATAGGGAGACCACCATGACTCACACAGCGCCCCCATCAGTCACACAGCAACAGGACAGCTGAAACTAACCACTCTCTTTGGAACAAAACTTAACAGGAAAACATACCAAATCACACAAGAAGGTACAATGAAATACCAGAAAATGTCATATAAGGTGAATTTTTAAGAATTACGTTTCTAAGATCAAAAGTATGTCTAGTAATAATGGCACAAACCCAGAAACCCATCCAACAATTGCAGCTCTGCATCCCCAACATTTGTCATTTCTTCATTCTACACATCGATCAATGTTTTTGCCAGATCTCCGCTTCAGCGTATACTTACATTCTGTTAGCTTCCATGGAAATCACAAATCATTTTCCCGGAGATGGTAACAAAAGACCCCCCAATATCAAAAGCTAAAATAGCTAGATATTTTATTAGGGCAGATTGTTTAAGACAATTGAAACCGTTCAATATGCCTCAAATTGCACTGTTCCTCATCCTGCTGGACAGCCGGCAATTTAAAGGTTAAGAAAGTTCTAGGAACTGTGTGTATAAATGAGAATGTGACGATGTTGCACTTGTGGATCACACATCAGGTTAATTCATCAAGTTTTAAACTAGACATCTTCATTATTGAGTGACAAGCCTAGAAATGAGCAGCAGGGGGCGACATTCGCAGCTAAGATGCACGTACTTGGAGGCCATCTCCTCTCTGTACTTGCAGCGCAGGTCCAGCAGCTCCCTCTGCGTGGCAGTCAGCGCTGGGCAGGAATAACAGGAAGGGGCACTTTCACCACTGACCTCCAATTAACCAGCCAGATTCATTtcacagacacagcaggagCCCCGGGATGCCCCTCCAAGAGAAATGGCACCTGAATGAAGGACCCCGATGTTCTGCTCAGCCTCTGCTAGCCTGGCTGCTAAGGCCATCTCTGCCTCCTCGGCTTCCCTGAGGGAAAGTCAACAGTCAGGTCACAAAACTAAGGTCCTGCTCATTAAAAACCATTCAGTCAAATCAGTGATGGAAGAAGTTAAAACCATTTCTTCCAGTGTACAGTTACAGATGATCAGACCAGTTTCCTGTAATGCAGaggtgggcaatcttacccCAAAAGGGCTGTTGTGTTTGTGGGTTTTTGCTACatatccctaattagattactaattataaTACTGATTAACTGggcttg contains these protein-coding regions:
- the LOC125746665 gene encoding homeobox protein cut-like 2 isoform X1, with protein sequence MKSSASLLAGPILQRQSTFTFHTLTFCCCHPPPTYLHLTSPDPAPMLEAACCLEERLHQLPNADSAGAGVVSQPSRHWGRRPKCPAHPERSVDGLATMSSEGGKIAKPIRVKACSERNHTSQSEGEAEEAEMALAARLAEAEQNIGVLHSALTATQRELLDLRCKYREEMASKTAEIVAMMSDLEKANQRAEAAQREVERLREQLTACPPAQGATKERGELARSASYVSAALLAKDREIARLQEDVQALQRSIQDTQERSANQIAAMERQLATKAEAIERLEAKLRSQLDYEKIKTELSILKSMRRVSANGNCLQGSPKAAETMDKEGVQKRKGEKHSVSCSSEEGRSEEEALREGGRLEGPCGSPQGVLQLDKRDSTSPDLYPSPHGLPQRPYRPPPLPAERLVTEPLLQRPVFSPSYKKEGPALSPFSINSHPTSKAGGRAEDGEAEPPGSQPEGGGVGEEELLETSEIAHQVKEQLLKHNIGQRVFGHYVLGLSQGSVSEILARPKPWSKLTVKGKEPFVKMRQFLSDEQNILALRTIQVRQRGSITPRIRTPETGSDDAIKSILEQAKKEIQLQRGNDGKTPPDGPVTGGGPSGGNSGRNSSDDTIKSILERARLEMQAQRQQQALQEMETCGWAPSQPPPPLPATVKREEGATCPQAPLSVLSPAAFVQSIIRKVKSEIGEAGAYFEHHWAVERDGAAARPLSPASPSLSSSSSSSFSSSGRQPDKDRNSDGDEAAAGELGPRPVVKMEAAELSVSGEGASGGSAHYAAYIPRALKPTVPPLTPEQYETYMYREVDTIELTRLVKEKLAKSGICQRIFGEKVLGLSQGSVSDMLSRPKPWGKLTQKGREPFIRMQLWLQDQLGQGLSQPANQSLCPDSNPVPMTSHCPPSPLPSPKEDGSELEVEPVLLAREGSKENQCPGGSTHLQEPTSRVAPLRPGTCHAALGIQDLVGLSPELDTQLVTKRVKEVLTDNNLGQRLFGESVLGLTQGSVSDLLSRPKPWHKLSLKGREPFVRMQLWLSDPHNVEKLRDTKRMEKKVCMKRRYGLLGPGSDSDSPSSRSDSVSPGMMPTGDPCGPAKKPRVVLASQEKEALIKAYVLEPYPSQQTVEMLASQLGLKTNTVINWFHNYRSRMRRDVQKELGQENEVEVEPRSPSPSERSPASDWPEGHREMQRSSPLSSAGCLVSVKMEEEEEEEENVLALERSREHGEANHVNKGIRFPHLVKKEFEDPEGSCKELSPGQCCPKSLQKDELPSSRALGAFLEPQRAAPSGSEAEDPNKSSVDPVSFKASSEPSRGSLEVSLNSPSAASSPGLVVSISPIPSSSDPISPNPPNPNAGRDLDPLLPPSLRLNRSAQKRKEKVANLNSIIHRLERAANKEETLEWEF
- the LOC125746665 gene encoding homeobox protein cut-like 2 isoform X2, with amino-acid sequence MLEAACCLEERLHQLPNADSAGAGVVSQPSRHWGRRPKCPAHPERSVDGLATMSSEGGKIAKPIRVKACSERNHTSQSEGEAEEAEMALAARLAEAEQNIGVLHSALTATQRELLDLRCKYREEMASKTAEIVAMMSDLEKANQRAEAAQREVERLREQLTACPPAQGATKERGELARSASYVSAALLAKDREIARLQEDVQALQRSIQDTQERSANQIAAMERQLATKAEAIERLEAKLRSQLDYEKIKTELSILKSMRRVSANGNCLQGSPKAAETMDKEGVQKRKGEKHSVSCSSEEGRSEEEALREGGRLEGPCGSPQGVLQLDKRDSTSPDLYPSPHGLPQRPYRPPPLPAERLVTEPLLQRPVFSPSYKKEGPALSPFSINSHPTSKAGGRAEDGEAEPPGSQPEGGGVGEEELLETSEIAHQVKEQLLKHNIGQRVFGHYVLGLSQGSVSEILARPKPWSKLTVKGKEPFVKMRQFLSDEQNILALRTIQVRQRGSITPRIRTPETGSDDAIKSILEQAKKEIQLQRGNDGKTPPDGPVTGGGPSGGNSGRNSSDDTIKSILERARLEMQAQRQQQALQEMETCGWAPSQPPPPLPATVKREEGATCPQAPLSVLSPAAFVQSIIRKVKSEIGEAGAYFEHHWAVERDGAAARPLSPASPSLSSSSSSSFSSSGRQPDKDRNSDGDEAAAGELGPRPVVKMEAAELSVSGEGASGGSAHYAAYIPRALKPTVPPLTPEQYETYMYREVDTIELTRLVKEKLAKSGICQRIFGEKVLGLSQGSVSDMLSRPKPWGKLTQKGREPFIRMQLWLQDQLGQGLSQPANQSLCPDSNPVPMTSHCPPSPLPSPKEDGSELEVEPVLLAREGSKENQCPGGSTHLQEPTSRVAPLRPGTCHAALGIQDLVGLSPELDTQLVTKRVKEVLTDNNLGQRLFGESVLGLTQGSVSDLLSRPKPWHKLSLKGREPFVRMQLWLSDPHNVEKLRDTKRMEKKVCMKRRYGLLGPGSDSDSPSSRSDSVSPGMMPTGDPCGPAKKPRVVLASQEKEALIKAYVLEPYPSQQTVEMLASQLGLKTNTVINWFHNYRSRMRRDVQKELGQENEVEVEPRSPSPSERSPASDWPEGHREMQRSSPLSSAGCLVSVKMEEEEEEEENVLALERSREHGEANHVNKGIRFPHLVKKEFEDPEGSCKELSPGQCCPKSLQKDELPSSRALGAFLEPQRAAPSGSEAEDPNKSSVDPVSFKASSEPSRGSLEVSLNSPSAASSPGLVVSISPIPSSSDPISPNPPNPNAGRDLDPLLPPSLRLNRSAQKRKEKVANLNSIIHRLERAANKEETLEWEF